The genomic interval TTTTGTATAAGGAGGGGAATACACTGCAACGCTGTGGACAGCCCAGACTTTTGCACATTCCTCTTCCCGGCTTTAATAGTCAGGGGTGAGCTTGTGGTGGGTATCTCTACCTCTGGCAAAGTGCCAGCCCTTTCTGCAGGCGTAAGGGAGCTTCTTGAAAAGTGGCTCCCAGAAGACCTGGAAAGGCTTCTTTCAGAACTTGAAAAAATAAGGGAAAGCCTGCCAGAAGGCAGGGAAAGGCAGGAGAGACTGATAGACCTCGTAAGACAGAGGCTTGGCTTATAATCTTTCTGTGTGGGTTCTTGGTCAGCACGATGAACCATACAGAAAACTGAGAAACTCTATCCTCAGCCTTGTGGGCAACACGCCCCTTGTGAGGCTCAGAAAAATCGTCCCCACAGATGT from Aquificaceae bacterium carries:
- a CDS encoding bifunctional precorrin-2 dehydrogenase/sirohydrochlorin ferrochelatase, producing the protein MPYFPMFVSLEGKKVVVAGGGSVASRKVEKLLPFGAKIKVVAPEATPYLQSLAAEKKIELLKRRLRLKDLRDAFMVIVAVDDIKLQEKVYSFCIRRGIHCNAVDSPDFCTFLFPALIVRGELVVGISTSGKVPALSAGVRELLEKWLPEDLERLLSELEKIRESLPEGRERQERLIDLVRQRLGL